DNA sequence from the Pedobacter schmidteae genome:
GGATTGATTTGCGGAGGAAGGATAAAAACCGCCAGATAGTTGATACGCATATGGGCATAGAAGCCCCAGGAACCGCATAAGGTGAAAATGATAAGCAGACTTGCAGTAATAAAAATATGTTTCATTACCGCAAGTCTATACACATCAGGCTATTGCCTGGTAATTTATTCTATACTTTTCCCCTTCATGGCTGCAGAAACCGCAACGTCCATTACCCTTTCGGCAAATGGGCGCGTAAATTCATTCAGCTCGTCTGCTTTTTTTAAGATCTCATCCTTGTGAGCAGTAGCTAAAGCAGCTTTTAAAGCTTCAATATGTGCTTTGGTGTCGGTAATTTCGGCTGCTGTAAGGTATTCGGCGTGCTTCTCTATAAAACGTTCGGCAGTATACACCAATTGCTCGCCCTCACTTCTGGCCTCAATAAGCATGCGCTGTTCTACGTCACTTTTTGCATGGGTAATGCTGTCGATCAACATCTTTTCTACCGCATCATCAGTTAAGCCATAGCTGGGTTTGATATCAATTTCCTGTTTTACACCCGAGCGCAATTCGATAGCCTGAACTGTAAGAATACCATCTGCATTGAGCATGAAGTTGATATCGACCTTCGGTAAACCTGCAGGCATAGCCGGAATACCTTTCAGGTCAAATTCGGCCAATTTCCTGTTTTCCTGTACCAGGTCACGTTCGCCCTGAAAAACAGAGATCTTCATGTTCACCTGTCCGTCAATAGATGTGGTATATTGCCTGCCAGCTTTGGTAGGCACTTTTGCATTTCTGGGGATGATGACATCCATTAGTCCACCCATGGTTTCGATACCCAACGAAAGTGGGGTTACGTCCAATAACAGAATGTCAGAGCGATTTCCGGCAAGGATATCAGCTTGTATGGCTGCACCAAGGGCCACTACTTCATCAGGATTGATTTGGTCGTGGGGCTGGCGACCAAAAAAATCGGCTACCTGTTTTTTTACATAAGGTGTACGTGTAGAGCCACCAACCAATACTACCTCGTCAATATCTGCTATGGTCAATTTTGCATCTGTCAATGCCTGTTTGCAGGAATTGATGGTTTCTTCAACTTTAGTGGCAATCAGTTGTTCAAAGGTTTGTTTGTCCAGTGTGCACCATATCTCGCCCAGCTTTTCATTAAACAGGTTTTGTGTAGTTAGTGCTTTTTTTGCCTCTTCAGCCTTTAATCTTAGCGACTGCATCAACGAGGCATCGGCTGTTAACTCAGCCGCGTTTAAGTTGTTTTTTTCTATCCAGTAATGCAAAATGGCTCTATCAAAATCATCACCACCTAAAAAGGTGTTGCCATTGGTAGCCAGAACTTCGAATATGCCATTTTGGATGGCCAGGATAGATACATCAAAGGTTCCACCACCCAAATCGTATACCGCAATGGTTTTTTGTTGGGTAGGGTCAAGGCCCAGGCCATAAGCCAGACTGGCGGCGGTAGGCTCGTTTACAATTCTCAAAACATCTAGTCCAGCTAAGCGGCCAGCATCTCTGGTGGCCTGGCGCTGACTGTCGTTAAAGTATGCCGGAACGGTAATTACTGCACGGTTTACCGGAGTCTTTAAGGCATGTTCGGCCCGTGCTTTTAGTTCTTTTAAAATCTCGGCCGATAATTCAATTGGTGTATAAAATTTATCAGCTGCCTTTATTTTGACCAGCGAGTCGTTCTCATCATCAATGATCTTGTAAGAAAATGTATCCTGATGGCCTGCGACATCTTTATAAGAGCGGCCTAGTAAACGTTTTACTGAAAATATGGTGTTTTCCGGATCTGTTGTCAGAAATTCTTTGGCTTCGTTGCCCACAAGGGTATCGCCCAGTTTATTAAAATGAACTACCGAAGGTACCAGCAGGCCCTTTCCGGTGTCATTAATCACAACGGGATTTTTATCAGGATTGATAAAGGCCACCAGACTGTTGGTAGTGCCGAGATCAATTCCTACAATAATTTCTTCTTTTTGCAGTGAACCCGTTGCCAGGTTAATGGATATCTTTGCCATAGTTCGGCAAATTTAACAATGTTTCAGGGCTTTTTTGTTGGAATGTTGCAATGTTTTAAGGCTGTGGCATTTTGTCCAGTTCTCCTTTATGGAGGTTGTACAGCCACAATACAATATCCTGGTAGCTATCGGTGCCTTTAACCTGATTGTTTAATTTCAAAAAGCGGTCGAATGCCACATCCATATAAGCAAACATATTGCTGTTGTATTTTTGCCAAAAGGCCCTGTCGGTTTTCAAATCGCTTATGGTGACCGGATTTATCATCTTGTAAAGTTTTTCATAATCTTCCGGGGACTTTACCTTGATCTCGAAAAAGATATTTTTAAAAACTTCATATGCAGCGGAATACCGAAAAAATGGATCATCGCTGTTGCTTGCCACCAAATACCCCACCAGATTGGCTTCGTCTTCACGGGCTACACCTAGCTGATGTGCAATTTCATGACAGGTTACAAAAGGCAACGAGGTGAGAGGAAGTCGCATATTTACATTAGCTTCACCTGATAGGGGACTGTAATAGCCTTCAATGCCTATTTTAGTCACAACCCAACTGTTCAATACCGGTTTTACGGCTGCTGCATTATAGGTGAAGAAAGGATTTTTCTGCTGCATTTTATCGTACCCGGCTTTGGCTTTTTGCTGTAGTTGCCGTATGCTATAGTTTTCCTTTTTGATATGTTGAAGACTGTTTAGTCGGTTGATGAAATACTGACCTAAAATTACCAACTCTTTAGTCGTGTATTTTTCATTGCTAATGTTGAGCTGCCTGGCGATTGGTTGTCGCGAATAATTCAATCCCCATAAGATTTTAAACACCAGATAAAGAATAAGGAAGAAATTGATCACCTGTAGGGGAATAAGGACGCGGTCGGTTTTACTGAAACTTTTCCGGCGGATCTTTTTATACAACAGATACACGCTTCTGAGGACAAAAAGGATCAGGAGCAGATAAAGAAAATCGCCCAGGGCAAAGGGGACCAAACTGCTGATAAATCGTTGTATTACGGAAGTAAACTTATACAGACCTTGTGCATAAAAATGCTCAACCCAATTGCTGTTGAAGCCAATAAGATATACCAGTACCGAAAGCACAAAAAGCAATGTGAGCAGCTTTAGCTTAGGCTGGTACGTGCTGCTCATTAGCGGTTAAAGGCTAGTCTTTTTCCTGTTTCCTGCGTAGTGAACTTACCATTGTGATAAGCCAGGTTGCCAGAAATAAAGGTGTGTGTAATTTCGGCCTGGAAAGTTTGTCCTTCAAAAGGCGACCAGCCACATTTGTACAATACATTGGTGCGGGTTACTTTAAATGGATCGTTGAGGTTTACCAATACCAGATCGGCCCAGTAACCTTCCCGGATGAAACCTCTTCGGTCGATATCAAAACAGGTGGCTACATTATGTGCTGTCTTTTCGGCGATTT
Encoded proteins:
- the hscA gene encoding Fe-S protein assembly chaperone HscA; this encodes MAKISINLATGSLQKEEIIVGIDLGTTNSLVAFINPDKNPVVINDTGKGLLVPSVVHFNKLGDTLVGNEAKEFLTTDPENTIFSVKRLLGRSYKDVAGHQDTFSYKIIDDENDSLVKIKAADKFYTPIELSAEILKELKARAEHALKTPVNRAVITVPAYFNDSQRQATRDAGRLAGLDVLRIVNEPTAASLAYGLGLDPTQQKTIAVYDLGGGTFDVSILAIQNGIFEVLATNGNTFLGGDDFDRAILHYWIEKNNLNAAELTADASLMQSLRLKAEEAKKALTTQNLFNEKLGEIWCTLDKQTFEQLIATKVEETINSCKQALTDAKLTIADIDEVVLVGGSTRTPYVKKQVADFFGRQPHDQINPDEVVALGAAIQADILAGNRSDILLLDVTPLSLGIETMGGLMDVIIPRNAKVPTKAGRQYTTSIDGQVNMKISVFQGERDLVQENRKLAEFDLKGIPAMPAGLPKVDINFMLNADGILTVQAIELRSGVKQEIDIKPSYGLTDDAVEKMLIDSITHAKSDVEQRMLIEARSEGEQLVYTAERFIEKHAEYLTAAEITDTKAHIEALKAALATAHKDEILKKADELNEFTRPFAERVMDVAVSAAMKGKSIE
- a CDS encoding DUF3810 domain-containing protein produces the protein MSSTYQPKLKLLTLLFVLSVLVYLIGFNSNWVEHFYAQGLYKFTSVIQRFISSLVPFALGDFLYLLLILFVLRSVYLLYKKIRRKSFSKTDRVLIPLQVINFFLILYLVFKILWGLNYSRQPIARQLNISNEKYTTKELVILGQYFINRLNSLQHIKKENYSIRQLQQKAKAGYDKMQQKNPFFTYNAAAVKPVLNSWVVTKIGIEGYYSPLSGEANVNMRLPLTSLPFVTCHEIAHQLGVAREDEANLVGYLVASNSDDPFFRYSAAYEVFKNIFFEIKVKSPEDYEKLYKMINPVTISDLKTDRAFWQKYNSNMFAYMDVAFDRFLKLNNQVKGTDSYQDIVLWLYNLHKGELDKMPQP